A window of Primulina tabacum isolate GXHZ01 chromosome 4, ASM2559414v2, whole genome shotgun sequence contains these coding sequences:
- the LOC142541940 gene encoding uncharacterized protein LOC142541940 encodes MKQLGLGYEKIDACPNDCTLYWRLDEERVRCKTCNEPRWETSENDPIGDKRKVARKVLWYFPIKPRLQRLFMSCKTAVHMRWHSESSTKDGYMRHPADSPAWQTFDHNHPEFAKDPRNIRLGLASDGFNPFKNMSVAHSTWPVILVPYNLPPWMCMKQPYFILSLLIPGPSAPGNNIDIYLQPLIADLKDLWEVGVQTYDASTKQNFQLNAALLWTISDFPGYATLSGWSTKGKFACPVYHKFTHSRWLKNGRKYCYMGHRKFLNGDHEFRKDAQNFDGTEEYGRPSPILSGDTVINELKNFNLKFGKTVDDNPELPFNWKKLSIFFDLPYWKDNVVRHNLDFMHIEKNVCESICGTLLNMEGKTKDNIKSRLDLQEIGIRSALHPIEKGPSRVYLPSACYSMGKNEKGTFCKVLKKVKVPDGYASNISRCVQMKPAKLIGLKSHDNHIFMQQLLPMALRRTLSKSVRTPLIRLSRYFRELCCKVISSTDVVRLRKDFAVILCQLEKIFPPSFFDIMIHLTVHLATEVQLAGPVYYRWMYPIERYLGTLKSYVRNRSRPEGSIAEGYLAEECLTFCSFYLADYVETKFNQSTRNDETTIGSTFALDVFKASGYALGKPIATKFHNETLKKAHQYVLFNCHHIQSYIDEHRQILNLTHSGLPPHQIERMHSESFASWFAKHIENTNPSQDDPVSNDFKSPRGPNFIGIRYEKFISNGFRFHTKEVERKRKTQNCGVIVRATTSSYSSKQLKLDEDGFMLANFTNVKRHNEPYILASQAMQVFYVEDPADCNWHVIITTDARAKYKMQPMADVDTYLQSCICNPEDENEHEEVVWVRDDVAGVEIDVDA; translated from the exons ATGAAGCAATTAGGACTTGGTTATGAAAAGATCGATGCTTGTCCTAATGATTGCACTTTATACTGGCGGTTGGACGAAGAAAGAGTTCGATGCAAAACATGCAACGAGCCTAGATGGGAAACATCTGAAAATGATCCTATTGGTGACAAGAGGAAAGTTGCACGCAAGGTTTTATGGTATTTTCCAATAAAGCCTAGGTTACAACGTTTGTTCATGTCCTGCAAAACAGCAGTCCATATGAGATGGCATTCTGAATCTAGCACGAAAGACGGTTACATGCGACACCCAGCTGATTCCCCAGCTTGGCAAACGTTTGACCATAACCACCCTGAATTCGCAAAGGATCCCCGAAACATAAGGCTAGGATTAGCTTcagatggatttaatccattcaAAAATATGAGTGTGGCGCATAGTACGTGGCCAGTCATTTTAGTGCCTTATAATCTTCCACCATGGATGTGTATGAAACAACCATACTTTATATTATCATTGCTAATACCTGGTCCATCTGCTCCTGGAAATAACATCGACATCTACTTGCAGCCCCTTATTGCAGATTTGAAGGATTTGTGGGAGGTAGGAGTGCAAACATATGATGCATCAACCAAGCAGAATTTTCAGTTGAATGCCGCATTATTATGGACTATAAGTGATTTTCCTGGATATGCCACCCTATCTGGATGGAGCACCAAAGGTAAATTTGCATGCCCAGTGTACCACAAATTTACACATTCACGCTGGTTAAAAAATGGTAGAAAATATTGTTATATGGGTCACCGCAAATTTTTGAACGGTGATCATGAGTTTCGCAAAGATGCTCAAAATTTTGATGGCACAGAAGAGTATGGAAGACCATCACCCATACTTTCGGGAGACACAGTGATCAACGAgttgaaaaattttaatttgaaatttggaaAAACAGTTGATGATAATCCAGAACTACCATTCAATTGGAAAAAGTTGAGTATTTTCTTCGATTTACCATATTGGAAAGATAATGTGGTACGCcacaatcttgattttatgCATATTGAGAAGAATGTGTGCGAATCAATTTGTGGGACACTGCTGAATATGGAAGGAAAAACAAAAGATAATATTAAATCACGTCTTGATTTGCAAGAAATTGGAATAAGATCAGCACTTCATCCTATTGAGAAAGGACCAAGTAGAGTTTATCTGCCTTCAGCATGTTATTCAATGGGCAAAAATGAGAAGGGCACATTTTGCAAGGTTTTGAAAAAAGTTAAAGTTCCAGATGGCTATGCTTCTAACATTTCACGGTGTGTTCAAATGAAACCGGCAAAATTAATTGGTCTAAAAAGCCATGACAACCATATTTTTATGCAGCAGTTGTTGCCGATGGCACTACGTAGAACTTTGTCTAAATCAGTTCGGACTCCTTTGATTAGATTGAGTAGGTATTTCAGAGAGCTATGTTGTAAAGTAATTTCTTCTACTGATGTGGTTCGTCTAAGGAAAGATTTTGCGGTGATCCTCTGTCAATTGGAGAAGATTTTTCCTCCCTCATTTTTTGACATAATGATTCATTTGACTGTACATTTGGCTACTGAAGTACAACTTGCTGGACCAGTTTACTATCGTTGGATGTATCCAATTGAAAG GTACTTGGGGACATTGAAGTCATATGTTCGAAATAGAAGTAGGCCAGAAGGATCCATTGCAGAGGGGTATTTGGCTGAGGAATGTTTGACATTCTGTTCTTTTTATTTAGCTGATTATGTAGAGACAAAATTCAATCAATCAACAAGAAATGATGAGACAACTATCGGCTCAACATTCGCATTGGACGTGTTTAAGGCCTCTGGTTATGCACTTGGAAAGCCCATTGCAACTAAGTTTCATAATGAGACATTAAAGAAGGCACATCAATATGTGTTATTCAACTGTCATCACATACAATCTTATATAGA TGAAcaccgtcagattttgaatcttaCTCATTCCGGTCTTCCACCACACCAAATTGAACGTATGCATAGTGAGTCTTTTGCCTCTTGGTTTGCCAAACAT ATTGAAAATACAAATCCTTCACAAGATGATCCAGTATCAAATGATTTTAAATCACCCAGAGGCCCAAATTTCATAGGGATACGATATGAAAAATTCATTTCGAATGGATTTAGGTTTCATACAAAAGAAGTGGAACGCAAGAGAAAAACTCAGAATTGTGGTGTAATTGTTCGGGCTACCACTTCAAGTTATTCGA GCAAACAACTAAAACTGGATGAAGATGGTTTTATGTTGGCCAATTTTACAAATGTGAAGCGTCACAACGAGCCTTATATATTAGCATCCCAAGCCATGCAAGTTTTTTATGTGGAAGATCCAGCTGATTGTAATTGGCATGTAATTATCACCACCGATGCACGAGCAAAGTATAAAATGCAACCTATGGCAGATGTTGATACATATCTTCAAAGTTGTATTTGTAATCCTGAAGACGAGAATGAACATGAAGAAGTCGTTTGGGTTCGGGATGATGTCGCAGGAGTtgaaattgatgttgatgcatGA